A genomic stretch from Candidatus Vicinibacter proximus includes:
- a CDS encoding HAMP domain-containing histidine kinase, producing MNKKAIWLVIGLMGVALLGTVILQFYWINWSVKLNEKQFDDHIITALKRVADKLEKEKENWELSQIEKWIQEGNRPLEDQKRLLEYATLLMSNQISAIMDSSSFSTLDPEYSWDKKKEIVEMIDRELRIHPAGLEQRINPQKLSALLKHEFDELNLNLKYSFGVYDNAHKSLVILNENYVVDLATNTNASRSDIEDDKVLTETSYRVALFSTASGSPGILKVVFPTKQSWLWKSVLPIVFLSLLLTGLILGCFIYVIYVIFRQKKLSEIKNDFVNNMTHEFKTPIATISLASDSILSPMIIQSPDKIRRFMDIIKQENRRMLSQVEKVLQMALLDKHDFQLNLKSLDIHEIIREAVRNISLQVNQKNGQIHEELGASNAILRADQTHMTNIIYNLLDNANKYSMESPSIRIITENAKKGIQIKVIDTGIGMTKDAQKMIFEKFYRVPTGNLHDVKGFGLGLSYVKAMVQAHNGTIEVSSEPGKGSTFTLYFPN from the coding sequence ATGAATAAAAAAGCAATTTGGCTGGTTATTGGATTGATGGGTGTTGCCCTTCTGGGTACCGTCATTCTGCAGTTTTATTGGATCAACTGGTCGGTTAAGCTCAATGAAAAACAATTTGATGACCACATCATCACAGCTTTAAAAAGAGTTGCCGACAAACTGGAAAAGGAAAAGGAAAATTGGGAGCTTTCGCAAATTGAAAAATGGATACAAGAAGGGAACAGGCCATTGGAAGATCAAAAACGTCTTTTGGAATATGCCACCTTGCTGATGAGCAATCAAATTTCAGCAATCATGGACTCCAGTAGTTTCAGTACACTGGATCCTGAATACAGCTGGGATAAGAAGAAAGAGATTGTGGAAATGATAGATCGTGAGTTGCGGATACATCCCGCTGGTTTGGAGCAACGCATCAATCCCCAAAAACTCTCAGCCTTACTAAAACACGAATTCGACGAACTCAATCTCAATTTAAAATATTCCTTTGGTGTCTATGACAATGCTCATAAGAGTTTAGTCATTTTGAATGAAAATTATGTGGTAGATCTGGCAACTAATACAAATGCTTCCCGCTCGGACATTGAGGATGATAAAGTATTGACAGAAACTTCCTACAGGGTGGCTTTGTTTTCTACAGCAAGCGGTTCCCCCGGTATTTTAAAAGTGGTTTTTCCAACCAAGCAGTCATGGTTGTGGAAATCCGTTTTGCCAATAGTTTTCTTATCCTTGTTGCTTACGGGTTTGATTTTGGGTTGTTTTATTTATGTGATTTATGTGATTTTTCGACAGAAAAAATTATCCGAAATCAAAAATGATTTTGTCAACAACATGACCCATGAATTTAAAACACCAATAGCTACTATATCCCTGGCTTCAGATTCTATTCTTTCTCCAATGATCATCCAGTCTCCGGACAAGATCAGGAGGTTCATGGATATCATCAAGCAAGAGAACCGCAGAATGTTAAGCCAGGTGGAAAAAGTTTTGCAAATGGCATTGCTCGATAAGCATGATTTCCAACTTAACCTCAAGTCATTGGACATTCATGAAATTATTCGGGAAGCGGTCAGGAACATCAGTTTGCAGGTGAACCAAAAGAACGGACAGATACATGAAGAACTGGGCGCTTCTAATGCCATTCTGAGAGCAGATCAAACGCACATGACCAACATAATCTACAATCTGCTGGACAATGCCAACAAATATTCCATGGAATCCCCATCTATCCGGATTATTACCGAAAATGCGAAGAAAGGAATTCAAATCAAAGTAATAGATACCGGAATAGGAATGACCAAAGATGCACAAAAAATGATCTTTGAAAAATTCTATCGGGTACCTACAGGCAATTTACATGATGTAAAGGGTTTTGGACTTGGCTTAAGCTATGTTAAAGCCATGGTGCAAGCCCACAATGGCACTATTGAGGTAAGCTCCGAACCCGGTAAGGGATCTACTTTTACACTTTATTTTCCCAATTAA
- a CDS encoding glutaminyl-peptide cyclotransferase encodes MKFIRFDQKAQAAHPDADVLNGIAFNPQTGNIYVTGKRWLSLFEIRLD; translated from the coding sequence ATTAAATTTATCCGCTTTGACCAAAAAGCACAGGCAGCTCATCCTGATGCAGATGTACTGAATGGAATTGCTTTTAATCCACAAACCGGAAATATTTATGTTACAGGTAAAAGATGGTTGAGCCTTTTTGAAATTAGGCTGGATTAA
- a CDS encoding glutaminyl-peptide cyclotransferase: protein MNKYILYLLFIFIVIDLFSCKSDKRVEVLKYSVLNEYPHDGNSFTQGLAWENGQLYEGTGLEGKSKLLSVELSSGKVIKSISLAPEYFGEGICILKDKIFQLTWQNKKVFVYDKSTFNLLHTFTIATEGWGICTDGQNLIVSDGTNKLSFYDPDKFQLIKELFIKEKNANIYHLNELEYIDGNVFANKWNSDLVYRIDPVSGTVNGKLNLSALTKKHRQLILMQMY, encoded by the coding sequence ATGAATAAATATATTCTTTACTTACTGTTCATTTTTATTGTCATTGATCTATTTTCCTGCAAAAGCGATAAAAGAGTAGAAGTATTAAAATATTCTGTGTTGAATGAGTATCCTCATGATGGGAATAGCTTTACGCAAGGACTTGCATGGGAGAATGGTCAGTTATATGAAGGAACCGGACTTGAGGGAAAGTCAAAATTGCTAAGCGTAGAGTTAAGTTCAGGAAAGGTCATTAAATCCATTAGTCTTGCACCAGAATATTTTGGTGAAGGAATTTGTATTTTGAAAGATAAAATTTTTCAATTGACCTGGCAAAACAAAAAAGTTTTTGTTTACGACAAATCCACATTTAATTTGTTGCATACCTTTACCATTGCTACTGAAGGCTGGGGCATTTGTACAGATGGTCAAAATTTGATCGTCAGCGACGGAACCAATAAATTGAGTTTTTATGATCCGGACAAATTCCAATTGATCAAGGAATTATTCATCAAGGAAAAGAATGCGAACATTTACCATCTTAATGAATTGGAATATATTGACGGCAATGTATTTGCAAATAAATGGAACAGCGATCTGGTATATAGAATTGATCCTGTTTCCGGTACTGTAAACGGTAAATTAAATTTATCCGCTTTGACCAAAAAGCACAGGCAGCTCATCCTGATGCAGATGTACTGA
- the mtaB gene encoding tRNA (N(6)-L-threonylcarbamoyladenosine(37)-C(2))-methylthiotransferase MtaB translates to MSTGRTVSFHTLGCKLNFAETSGISQQFRKAGYEEVAFEEAADIYILNTCSVTDQADKKCRKAVRSALRKNSTAKVLVIGCYAQLKPAEIANIPGVSMVLGAAEKFNILEHLQHLEPMNPLGQIYAGDIRDVNQFMPSYSIEDRTRTFLKVQDGCDYKCSFCTIPLARGRSRSGEVDSIVAMAREIGKKGVKEIVLTGVNLGDFGNGTEVIEGQRPKKEALFIDLIKALDELDEIDRFRISSIEPNLCTKEVIDFVAASKRFMPHFHMPLQSGDNEILSLMKRRYRRELYAERVEYIKQVMPHACIGVDVIVGFPGETNDHFQNSFDFIHGIDVSYLHVFTYSERPNTIANEMEGKIDPSIRHQRSQQLRNLSIKKKNNFYHQFLNTRQTVLLEQKQVEQMEGLSGFTDNYLRVNLPDASIDMINTLQEIIIEGFDVTGDLLGKLVTCPARLMV, encoded by the coding sequence TTGTCAACAGGACGCACAGTTTCCTTTCATACCCTGGGCTGCAAACTCAATTTTGCAGAAACATCCGGTATTAGCCAACAATTCCGTAAGGCGGGGTATGAGGAAGTAGCATTTGAAGAAGCGGCTGACATTTACATCCTCAATACCTGTTCAGTTACTGATCAGGCAGATAAAAAATGTCGTAAAGCTGTTCGTTCTGCTTTAAGAAAAAATTCCACCGCAAAGGTATTGGTCATTGGTTGTTATGCCCAACTAAAACCGGCAGAAATAGCCAATATTCCGGGCGTCAGTATGGTTTTGGGTGCTGCTGAAAAATTTAATATCCTGGAGCATTTACAACACCTGGAACCGATGAATCCTCTTGGTCAAATTTACGCAGGAGATATCCGGGATGTTAACCAATTTATGCCATCCTATTCTATTGAAGATCGCACCAGAACTTTTCTGAAAGTCCAGGATGGATGTGATTACAAATGTAGCTTTTGTACCATTCCTTTGGCACGGGGAAGATCACGTTCCGGTGAAGTGGACAGCATTGTTGCCATGGCCCGTGAAATTGGAAAAAAGGGAGTTAAAGAGATCGTATTAACTGGGGTAAATCTTGGAGACTTTGGAAATGGAACGGAGGTGATTGAAGGTCAGCGACCAAAAAAAGAAGCCTTGTTTATCGATCTGATAAAAGCGCTGGACGAGTTGGATGAAATAGACAGATTCAGGATATCCTCCATTGAGCCAAATTTGTGCACCAAAGAAGTTATTGATTTTGTTGCTGCATCGAAAAGATTTATGCCGCATTTTCACATGCCTTTGCAATCTGGTGACAACGAGATATTGAGTCTGATGAAACGCAGATATCGCAGAGAATTATACGCAGAGCGGGTGGAATACATTAAACAAGTTATGCCACATGCATGTATTGGTGTGGATGTAATTGTTGGTTTTCCCGGTGAAACCAATGATCATTTTCAAAACAGCTTTGATTTTATCCACGGTATTGATGTAAGTTATCTTCATGTTTTCACTTATTCAGAAAGACCCAACACAATAGCCAATGAGATGGAAGGAAAGATTGATCCATCCATAAGACATCAGCGCAGTCAGCAATTAAGAAATCTGTCCATCAAGAAAAAAAATAATTTTTATCATCAATTTTTAAATACCCGACAAACAGTTTTACTGGAGCAAAAACAAGTTGAGCAAATGGAAGGACTTTCCGGATTTACGGACAATTATCTTAGGGTAAATTTGCCGGATGCATCTATTGATATGATCAACACTTTGCAGGAAATTATTATAGAAGGATTTGATGTTACTGGTGATCTATTAGGTAAGCTTGTTACTTGTCCTGCAAGATTAATGGTTTGA
- a CDS encoding PorT family protein produces MQSLFAQFQMGIEVGPSVSNMSIKGTGSLINDPDPFLGIKAGVSASFAPIDAFSIKSGLYYHKTGFIASQSLGFEIFDVDIPANLKAITQLHFIEMPVLDQCNFGKGAVQGYIEAGPQMSLAVDGDIRTRASLLVDFNLGTYDINMRNSNFRQFEWGGVIGAGIKWKLNESLGMSLGTQYLKGFTDLTNEPILDIRTSRNALSAQLGLQYKF; encoded by the coding sequence ATGCAAAGTTTGTTTGCTCAATTTCAAATGGGGATAGAAGTTGGACCATCAGTAAGTAATATGAGCATAAAAGGCACCGGTAGTTTGATCAATGACCCAGATCCCTTTTTGGGAATTAAAGCAGGTGTTTCTGCCAGTTTTGCACCGATAGACGCTTTTAGCATAAAATCCGGATTGTATTACCACAAAACCGGTTTTATCGCAAGTCAATCTTTGGGTTTTGAAATTTTTGATGTAGACATTCCGGCAAATCTTAAGGCAATTACACAATTACATTTTATAGAAATGCCGGTTCTTGATCAATGTAATTTTGGGAAAGGTGCAGTGCAAGGTTATATAGAAGCAGGTCCGCAGATGAGTCTTGCTGTGGATGGGGACATTCGGACCCGTGCAAGTTTATTGGTAGACTTCAATTTGGGTACTTATGACATCAATATGCGAAATTCAAATTTCAGACAATTTGAATGGGGCGGTGTAATAGGTGCTGGGATAAAATGGAAACTGAATGAATCTTTGGGAATGTCCTTAGGGACTCAATATTTGAAGGGATTCACCGATCTAACCAATGAGCCAATCCTGGACATCAGAACTTCAAGAAATGCATTGAGCGCACAACTTGGATTACAATATAAATTCTAG